The nucleotide sequence TCTCAAGAAACTTCTTTAGCTGTTTCATAGTGTGTGCTAACATGTGTGTGCTTCCTATTCGCTGACAGAGCATCTAAGGAAGACCAAAAGTTGTCATTTCGCACCGCTACTGCAAAGGTCTGTTATTTTTTGTGATATGATGAGGCAGTTATATTCTTAAGTCATTATCTGTTTACATTGATGTTTCATTTCTGTGTTTCAGTCAGTTTACCAATGGATAGTCAAGCCCCACGCCGTTATCAAAACCAATGAGATGTTCCTTCCTGGTAGAATGtcatttatttttaacatgGTAAGAGCCTTTGTTTCTCTTTTGATATTAAGTCTGGTTAATCTAGATCGGAGCAACCTTTCTTGGGAACAATTTGTGCTCATGTTTTAACATGCCTGAACCCTTATAGACTTTGGGTGACCTGTTCAGGATAATTCTGTGTTTAGTTGCCACCTAAATCATGTGTGGAAGTCAAACTTTGAGTAGAAGTGTGTGTAGACACTTCTTTGAGAGCATCGAGCTTGCTATTGTAGGATACTGAATGAATGTGAACTCCCATTTTCCCGGCATTAACATCCTGTTCTGTATTTTGCATCTCAGGAGGGCGGATACAGTCATGACATCCCAACCACCTTGCATAGGAGTAAAGCAGACTGTCCACAGACAGAGGTTAAAAGATTTTTAATCTTTCATGAGGTTTTCCCATCATTGTTGGACTGTTTATCTGATTTTGGCTTCAACTTTGTGTAGGAAGCGGTAACTGTCAATGTTGATGGTTCTGTACTTGACCGAATTGCTAAAATCATGTCATATCTTCGTCTTGGATCTTCTGGGAAGGTtctcaagaagaaaaagaaggaaaaagatgCAAGAGGTAATTTCCTATGGTGctttttggtaaaaaattaCTGAATAATCAGTTTTAAACAACATAAGACCTTGATACAATTGTCTATAATGAACTGCCATAATATCCTTATAAGTCGAAGCAATAAGATACATAAAGCATGTATTTCAAATCATTGTCCATGATAATAATTGCATGGGCATTATGCCTAGACGGTTATATGGTTCTGTGCTTGGAGCTAAGTATCCCAAACTCGTGGTGAAACAGGGCAGCTAACAACCATTCCAGATAGTCAACTTATTCAACTCAGATTTACAGACGgaaacaaaaccaaactaaacTAACTTATGTCGGATGTTGGCATTTTAAAATATGCTGTGATGAGTGAAGTGATCAGATtccattatttaattttgagaTTCCACACCAACTATTTTCATCCTTCATCCTTTATgtgctttttgtttgtttattagtgTAATTACTTGATCAACATTTTTTCTTGGCCTCATTTATTTTTGGTACAGGAAAGATTTCAGTTGGCAATGAGTATGATGGAGAGGATAAGCCCTTGAAGCCTGATGttgggattttgaagaatgAAACTAAAAGAGAGATTttgccaccaccacctccaccccCTCCCAGGAAAAATCACATAGATTCAAAAGCACCACAAGGCCCAACTGTTGCCAGAGTAGATGAGGATGACATTTTTGTTGGGGATGGCGTTGAATATGTTGTTCCTGGTAAAGACTTGAGTCTAAGCCCTCTTTCCGAAGACATGGAAGAGTCTCCTCGGAACAAGGAAAGAGTTTCTTATTTTGATGAACCTGCTTATGGTCCCGTACAGCCCATCCAACCCTATGGGGTGCCTCAAGAATGGCAAGATATGGTATGTCTATCCTTTCCTTTTCATTCTGGAAATTGTAGTATAACTGTATATCTGAACAGAAACTTGACTTTCATGTCACTATGGATGAGTTATTTTCTGTTACATTTTGGGTTCAGAATGGATACGATGCGGCACAAACACAGCCAATGGCTGATGCCTACCAGGGGGAGTGGCCAGAATACCAATATGCAGAGCAAATGTCTTATCCTGAACAATACCTCCAGCCAAATATGGAAGGTTACGATGCGCAAACCGGCTTAAACATGCAGGATCCACGCTTTATGACTCAAGAGCAGAAGGATCGGGGTTTAGGATCCGTGTTTAAGCGGGATGACCAAAGACTTCAACAATTAAGGGAGAAAGATGCCCGAGAAAAGGATCCCAACTTCATCTCGGAGAGTTATTCTGAATGTTACCCTGGCTACCAAGAATATAATCGTGAGGTTGTTGACAGTGACGATGAAGATGACTTGTCAAAAATGGATATGGGTGGACGAGTAAGTTTCTGATAAAACATGAAGAAAATATATTCGATTCTTTCTAAAATTTGTTGCAATCGTTGCTTATGTTGTTATCAATATATTTCTCTGACAGGCTAAGGGTCGTCTTCACCGGTGGGACTTCGAGACAGAAGAAGAATGGGCAACATACAATGAGCAAAAGGAAGCTATGCCCAAGGCAGCTTTCCAGTTTGGTGTGAAGATGCAAGATGGTCGTAAGACACGAAAGCAAAACAAGGACCAGAAGATCACTAATGACCTCCACAAGATCAACAAGATACTTGCTAGAAAGAAGATGGAGAAGGATATGGATGGTGGTGAGGGTGGCGGCCATTATGACGATGATGAACAGCCTGGCAAGAAGATTCGAGTTTGAAGCTAGTTTACTTATTAGGGAACTCAGAGGTTGGCTTTATGTAAAGAGTCCTGGCTTGTTTCCTTCTTGATGACAAGCTCGTTGGCTGACAGGGGCCCAAACCATGGCTCTAATATCATGTTGAAGATTTTTAAATCGACAAGCCCGGGGGACCCCTCTAACTATACCGATACTGTGCCCAACTTTACTCCCTGCACAATCCGTGAGGTGTGGAGTTTTACCACAAAAAGCttcggtattagttagagtgaaGTAATCATATTTGAAtcccattattttcttttcacccGCCGATGTAGGATTCCAACAAGCCCGGAGCCCATCTTTTGAATATGGAAGCAGCAAGTACATCGAAAACTGCCTTAACACCCGTTGCATAAAGTCATTTTTGATGTAGTGGTCGATTACGTACTTTCTGTAAGTCATCATAACATGGACACTTGTCTTTCTATTTCTCATATTGTAGAACCAAAAACTCTTGTCACAGGCTAGGGGTTGAGTTTAAAGGTCAATACATTTCTATCATATTTTTGTTGCAATCATTTCTTCCCGTTATTGTCAATATATTTCCCGACAGGCTAGGGGTATTCACCGGTGGGACTTCGATGGTGGTGAGGGCGGCGGCCATTATGACTACGATGAAGAGCCCGGCAAGAAGATTTGAGTTTGAAGTTAGTTTGGTTATTAGGTCAACAAACTGTAATATTTAGTGGGAAAATTTTGATGTATCTTCTAACTGCGCGTTGGATGGAGGGAAGTGAATGAAAATTATCCGTTTTGTTGTTTGGGTGTTTAACAGAAACGAATTGAAAGATCACAAAtcaatataattatttttagcACTTTGTTCATGGTTTAGCTCTCTTTCTTTCCCCTTCCTGAACCAAAAGAAATCGGACACTCATAAGTCCGACTCATCAAATTACTGGAGAAGccaacaaactaaaacactctGTTTAGATgaggaaatttaaaattactaagaaattttcttatttggCAACTTAAAAGacaataaaatttgaatatgg is from Pyrus communis chromosome 10, drPyrComm1.1, whole genome shotgun sequence and encodes:
- the LOC137747613 gene encoding suppressor of mec-8 and unc-52 protein homolog 2-like, yielding MAPTTSSKKNYKEKVTRRKEEKAAEQPDLPKYRDRAKERREDQNPDYEPTELGSFHAVAPPGNIDLRAAEVQKLSIEKSKYLGGDVEHTHLVKGLDYALLNKVRSEIDKKPDDGDDVDAKSRASKEDQKLSFRTATAKSVYQWIVKPHAVIKTNEMFLPGRMSFIFNMEGGYSHDIPTTLHRSKADCPQTEEAVTVNVDGSVLDRIAKIMSYLRLGSSGKVLKKKKKEKDARGKISVGNEYDGEDKPLKPDVGILKNETKREILPPPPPPPPRKNHIDSKAPQGPTVARVDEDDIFVGDGVEYVVPGKDLSLSPLSEDMEESPRNKERVSYFDEPAYGPVQPIQPYGVPQEWQDMNGYDAAQTQPMADAYQGEWPEYQYAEQMSYPEQYLQPNMEGYDAQTGLNMQDPRFMTQEQKDRGLGSVFKRDDQRLQQLREKDAREKDPNFISESYSECYPGYQEYNREVVDSDDEDDLSKMDMGGRAKGRLHRWDFETEEEWATYNEQKEAMPKAAFQFGVKMQDGRKTRKQNKDQKITNDLHKINKILARKKMEKDMDGGEGGGHYDDDEQPGKKIRV